One part of the Kryptolebias marmoratus isolate JLee-2015 linkage group LG2, ASM164957v2, whole genome shotgun sequence genome encodes these proteins:
- the spred3 gene encoding sprouty-related, EVH1 domain-containing protein 3, giving the protein MEGDVRVRAVVMTRDDSSGGWVPLGGGGLSHVVICKGRSHDGKGRREYIIRGERLRDRAPVLECAVQRGLVYNKVNPIFHHWRVEDRKFGLTFQSPADAISFEKGLQTVIDKLDRGSDSPSSSTPEEADTEDDGQASHTGSESSSNSRKEMLPKPITIVTSESSSTCFVRPEEFSFGSSHGVTTHTPAQIHTRPGQHPLSQMTTVLNPPAPPPPPPAPPTPPVGPPASSPLSPLSPTISLLEEGDLRSVDPCKDLWGSRGYEDYRRAGATRTMVGGLTGGVVVGGGGSLQDKSELCVVRFEKELAGVGTAGCEVTVSLDSKTSQRLSSSSPTCMSMPNAVSGVSSGAGSPQETGKGSPSPCCIHTSLAAPRSRTRKRGGGASSSGDPGVISPDDDSPCPQASSSCSSRCVYCRSVFSASENGRGRCRDAPDPALHCLRQWTCVWCAESLLYHCMSDSEGEFWEPCSCDDSMGGHPHPLCCARWLALLALSLFVPCMCCYLPLRACLRCGERCGCCGGKHKAVR; this is encoded by the exons TGTGCGTGTTCGTGCTGTGGTGATGACACGTGATGACTCCAGTGGCGGTTGGGTGCCCCTCGGAGGCGGCGGCCTCAGCCACGTGGTGATATGTAAGGGGCGGAGCCATGACGGAAAGGGGCGGAGAGAATACATCATAAGAGGGGAGCGGCTGCGAGATCGAGca CCAGTGCTGGAGTGTGCGGTGCAAAGGGGGTTAGTGTACAACAAGGTGAATCCCATCTTCCATCACTGGAGAGTAGAAGATCGAAAGTTTGGCCTTACATTCCAGAGTCCTGCCGACGCCATCTCCTTTGAAAAAGGGCTGCAGACTGTCATAGACAAGCTCGACAGAG GCTCTGATTCACCCTCGTCCTCCACGCCAGAAGAGGCAGACACTGAGGACGATGGACAAGCT TCTCACACAGGAAGTGAGTCGTCATCCAACAGCAGAAAGGAGATGCTTCCCAAACCCATCACCATAGTGACAAGCGAGTCCTCGTCTACCTGTTTTGTGCGGCCCGAAGAGTTCAGCTTTGGATCCAGCCATGGCGTCACCACTCACACACCTGCTCAG ATCCACACCAGGCCCGGACAGCACCCACTCTCACAAATGACGACTGTGTTGAACCCCCCAGCGCCCCCGCCCCCACCTCCTGCTCCGCCGACTCCTCCTGTGGGTCCCCCGGCCTCGTCACCTCTGTCCCCACTGTCCCCCACCATCTCGCTGCTGGAGGAGGGAGACCTTCGCAGCGTGGACCCCTGTAAAGATCTGTGGGGCTCTCGGGGTTATGAGGATTACAGACGCGCGGGGGCCACAAGGACTATGGTTGGGGGTCTGACAGGGGGAGTGGTTGTTGGTGGTGGGGGGAGCCTGCAGGACAAGTCGGAGCTGTGTGTGGTTCGCTTTGAGAAGGAGCTGGCCGGGGTGGGGACGGCTGGCTGCGAGGTGACCGTGAGCCTGGACAGTAAAACCTCCCAGCGCCTGTCCTCGTCCTCCCCCACCTGTATGTCCATGCCCAACGCTGTGTCAGGAGTGTCCTCAGGTGCCGGCTCACCCCAGGAGACGGGCAAAGGCTCGCCCTCTCCCTGCTGCATCCACACCTCGCTGGCCGCGCCCCGGTCGCGGACTCGTAAGAGGGGAGGAGGGGCCAGCAGCAGCGGTGACCCGGGGGTCATCTCGCCCGACGACGACAGCCCGTGCCCCCAGGCGTCGTCGTCGTGCTCATCTCGCTGTGTGTACTGCCGCTCCGTCTTCAGCGCTTCGGAGAACGGGCGGGGCCGCTGCAGAGACGCCCCGGACCCGGCCCTGCACTGCCTGCGCCAGTGGACCTGTGTGTGGTGCGCAGAGAGCCTGCTCTACCACTGCATGTCGGACTCTGAGGGGGAGTTCTGGGAGCCTTGTTCGTGCGATGACTCTATGGGGGGCCACCCGCACCCCCTGTGCTGCGCCCGCTGGCTGGCCCTCCTGGCCCTGTCGCTCTTCGTACCCTGCATGTGCTGCTACCTGCCTCTGCGCGCCTGCCTGCGGTGTGGGGAGAGGTGCGGCTGCTGCGGGGGGAAGCACAAGGCGGTCCGATGA